One segment of Ziziphus jujuba cultivar Dongzao chromosome 12, ASM3175591v1 DNA contains the following:
- the LOC107419884 gene encoding UDP-glycosyltransferase 74B1, with the protein MGHKEHRTIHVVVLPYPGQGHINPLLQFAKRLASKGVKATIATTHYTVNSISAPNVGVEAISDGFDTGGFAEAKSEDLFLKSFKTNGSSTLSQLIQKYQNSDYPVNCVVYDSFFPWALDVAKQHSIPGAAFFTNSATVTGIFAHIHRGFLSLPFKPENMPLLIPGFPPLNFDDLPSFLKFPDGYPVYLAMKLSQFSNLEFADWVFGNTFEELEHEEAKGISNLWPGKLIGPMVPSAYLDGKIKNDKGYGASLWKPLGEECLKWLETKPQNSVIYVSFGSMVSLTQKQMEEIAFGLQESNLHFLWVVKESERDKLPNGFIDSAKEKGLIVGWCNQLEILAHEAVGCFVTHCGWNSTLEGLSLGLPMVGVPQWADQLTDAKFVEEIWEVGVRAKEDEKGIVTKEELVLCLKTVMEGKRSQEIKKNSIKWREKAKAAVSEGGSSEKCINEFVEFLRCCDHKKMLNGHH; encoded by the exons atggggcaCAAAGAGCATAGAACTATCCATGTTGTAGTGCTTCCATATCCAGGCCAAGGCCATATTAACCCTCTCCTTCAATTTGCAAAGCGTTTAGCCTCTAAAGGTGTCAAGGCCACCATAGCCACAACCCATTACACTGTCAACTCAATATCTGCACCCAACGTCGGTGTCGAAGCCATCTCCGATGGGTTCGACACTGGGGGCTTTGCCGAGGCAAAGAGCGAGGACTTGTTCCTCAAGTCCTTCAAAACCAATGGCTCAAGCACACTGTCTCAACTCATTCAAAAATACCAAAACTCTGACTACCCTGTGAATTGTGTAGTGTATGATTCATTTTTTCCGTGGGCTCTCGATGTGGCCAAGCAGCATTCTATACCGGGAGCTGCATTCTTCACCAATTCCGCCACAGTGACTGGAATATTCGCTCACATACACCGCGGCTTTCTTTCGCTTCCGTTCAAACCTGAAAACATGCCCTTGCTCATTCCTGGCTTCCCTCCACTCAATTTTGATGACTTGCCAAGCTTTCTCAAATTCCCAGATGGATATCCTGTTTACTTGGCCATGAAATTGAGTCAGTTTTCTAACTTGGAATTCGCGGACTGGGTTTTCGGAAACACTTTTGAAGAACTAGAACACGAG GAGGCAAAAGGAATATCGAATCTCTGGCCGGGAAAGTTGATAGGTCCGATGGTTCCGTCAGCTTACTTGGATGGCAAAATCAAGAATGACAAAGGGTACGGAGCAAGCCTATGGAAGCCGCTCGGTGAAGAATGCCTCAAATGGCTCGAAACCAAGCCCCAAAACTCAGTTATCTATGTCTCTTTTGGAAGCATGGTGTCCTTGACACAGAAACAAATGGAAGAAATTGCGTTTGGCTTACAAGAAAGTAATTTACATTTTCTTTGGGTGGTAAAAGAATCCGAGAGAGACAAGTTGCCCAACGGGTTTATAGACTCGGCGAAAGAAAAGGGTCTGATTGTGGGTTGGTGCAACCAGCTAGAAATACTAGCTCATGAAGCTGTAGGCTGTTTTGTTACACACTGTGGTTGGAACTCGACGCTCGAAGGGCTTAGCCTCGGCTTGCCTATGGTTGGTGTGCCACAGTGGGCAGACCAGTTAACTGATGCTAAATTTGTGGAGGAGATTTGGGAAGTTGGGGTTAGAGCCAAGGAAGATGAGAAAGGGATAGTGACGAAAGAAGAGCTCGTGTTGTGTTTGAAGACTGTCATGGAAGGAAAGAGAAGCCAAGAGATCAAGAAGAACTCCATCAAATGGAGAGAGAAGGCTAAGGCAGCTGTTAGTGAAGGAGGAAGCTCTGAGAAGTGCATCAATGAATTTGTAGAGTTTCTGAGGTGTTGTGATCATAAGAAGATGTTAAATGGTCACCACTAG
- the LOC112491995 gene encoding uncharacterized protein LOC112491995, translating to MDGRKLVVIQSFCWDFMFIFFMYMYVACQRRNERRVRNRITRNTELRTSFIDSLLDNDVTCISQLRMDRRTFVILCRLLRQDGYVKRDGTVTLEEQVCIFLHIIAHHTKNRTIINRFYRSGETISRYFNSVLNGVLRLHSILLRHPEPVSDNCSDDRWKMFKNCLGALDGTYIKLKVPEIDKPRYRTRKGEIATNVLGVCNPNMEFIFVLLGWEGSASDSRVLKDAISRPNGLKVPTGCYYLVDAGYTNGEGFLAPYRGTRYHLSEWRDGCAPINHQEYFNMKHASARNIIERCFGVLKMRWAILRSPFFYPIATQIKTITACCLIHNLIRREMTLDPGEVEYDRMENVDINEEEDIIGSIASSDQWTNWRDELAKQMFAMEAGGSSNDNRWGESRRTWSRGEEEALLVLLDEAVASGQRCDTGAFKPGTLNMIERQLAEMCPNSGLRATPHIESKLKKWKKQYGIIYDILNKSGFGWNDTLKCVEIDSDDAWKVYVQSNPSAKSWRDKHFPIYERLANIFGKDRATGHGAQTPIDLVNDINMEPDNDQFDDVGSPMSMNQTHSQLPTQSQLRGKRKAQSKDVDIVSGLNNVADKFIDKLATQLDKLEKSDINYPQYLAMDLNRLGFPITDNLKISKAMRSDPSNVEVFKIIKIDAQKIEFARGFLDN from the exons atggatggaagaaaattagttgtgattcaatctttttgttgggactttatgtttatcttttttatgtacatgtatgtagcGTGCCAAAGGAGAAATGAAAGACGTGTTAGGAATAGAATAACTAGGAATACCGAATTGCGTACATCTTTTATAGATAGTTTGTTGGACAATGATGTCACTTGTATTAGTCAATTgaggatggataggagaacatttgttattttatgtcgGTTATTACGCCAGGATGGATATGTGAAAAGAGATGGTActgttacattggaagagcaagtgtgcatatttttgcacataattgctcatcatacaaAAAACCGTACAATTATCAATCGATTCTATAGATCAGGGGAGACaattagtagatatttcaattcagtaTTGAATGGGGTGTTGCGCTTACATTCCATTTTGTTGAGGCATCCTGAACCTGTGTCGGATAATTGCtcggatgatagatggaaaatgtttaag aattgtttgggagcattagatggaacttatattaagcTGAAAGTACCTGAAATCGATAAGCCAAGATATCGAACAAGAAAGGGTGAGATCGCAACAAATGTCTTAGGTGTATGTAACccgaatatggaatttatatttgtattactgGGTTGGGAAGGCTCCGCTTCAGATTCCAGAGTACTTAAAGATGCAATAAGTAGGCCAAATGGACTAAAAGTACCAACCG gttgttattacttagtggatgctggttacacaaatggtgaaggatttcttgcaccatataggggaacaagatatcacctttccgaatggagagatggttgtgcacccataaatcatcaagagtatttcaacatgaagcatgcatcagctaggaatatcatagaaagatgctttggggttcttaaaatgcgatgggcaattttaagaagtccattTTTCTACCCAATTGCAACACAAATCAAAACCATTACTGCATGTTGTCTGATACATAATCtgattagaagagaaatgacaCTCGATCCTGGAGAAGTCGAATATGATAGGATGGAAAATGTGgacattaatgaagaggaggacATTATAGGATCAATTGCTTCCTCAGATCAATGGACAAATTGGAGAGATGAGttagctaagcaaatgtttg CAATGGAAGCTGGAGGTAGCAGTAACGATAATAGGTGGGGTGAATCTAGGCGTACATGGAGTAGAGGTGAGGAAGAAGCTTTGCTGGTTCTTTTAGATGAagctgtagctagtgggcaacgtTGTGACACGGGAGCATTTAAACCTGGTACACTTAATATGATTGAGCGGCAACTGGCTGAAATGTGTCCTAACTCGGGATTGCGAGcaactccacatattgaatCGAAGCtaaaaaagtggaagaagcaatatggCATCATATACGACATACTgaacaaaagtggatttggatggaatgacactcttaaatgtgtggagATTGACAGTGACGATGCTTGGAAAGtatatgtgcag agtaatccaAGTGCAAAAAGTTGGAGAGATAAACATTTTCCAATATATGAGaggcttgctaatatttttgggaaggatcgggcaacaggacatggagcacaaactccaattgatttagttaatgatataaatatggagCCTGACAATGACCAATTTGATGATGTGGGTTCTCCAATGTCTATGAATCAAACACATAGTCAACTGCCCACACAATCCCAATTAAGAGGTAAGAGGAAAGCTCAATCGAAGGATGTTGACATCGTTAGCGGGTTAAATAATGTAGCAGATAAGTTTATAGATAAATTGGCTACACAGTTAGACAAGTTGGAGAAGTCTGATATCAACtatccacaatacttagctatggaCCTTAACAGGTTAGGATTCCCTATTACtgacaatctcaaaatctctaaggcaatgagatcgGATCCATCGAACGTTGAGGTTTTCAAGATTATTAAAATCGATGCGcagaagattgaatttgctcgtggatttttggataactaa